A segment of the Candidatus Methylomirabilota bacterium genome:
GTCAGTCGTCGAGCGCCGTGCGTCCTCGCGGCACGTCTTTCTGGGGTTTTTCGTCCGGACGAGGCGACGGCGGGGTCGTGCCAGCCGCGCGCCGGCGCGCCTCGTCTACGGTGCGGCGAGAGCGCTCGGCAAGCTTCTTCGGCTGCTTCGTGCGGGGGCGCTTCGCTCGAGCCATGTCTGCGCCCCCGGCCGAGCGTCAGGCCGCCCGGCGGGCCCGGGCTCCGGCGAGGATGCCCACCAGGTGGGCGACGTTGAACGGCTTGGCCAGATAGCCGTCGAACCCTGCCGCGTGGGCGCGCTCCTGCCCGAAGCTCGAGATCGCCGAGATCGCGATGACGGGCGTGTGGGCGCGGCGGGGATTCTGCCGGAGCCGGCGGACGAACCCGAAGCCGTCGAGGACGGGCATGCGCAGGTCGCACAGGATGACGTCGGGGGACTCGATGGCGAGGAGGGCGAGCGCTTCCAGGCCATTGGCCGCCGAAATCACCCGGGCTCCGGCGTCCTCGAGCAGGAGGCGCAGCGCGTGCCGGATGTCGGCGTCGTCGTCGACGACGAGGACTGTCGCACCGGGGCCCATGAGACCAGCTTAACAGCGATCGGCCCGCGGCGCGCAAGTTCCAAAAGTCGTTAGAGTCGACTCCCTAGGGGGGAAGCGCGGCCCCCCCGGTTTCAGCGGTGGACGAGCCCCAGGAGGCCGATCACGATCAGGTAGATGGCGACGATGTAGTTCAACAGTCGCGGCATGATCAGGATCAGGATCCCCGCGATGAGCGCGACGAGGGGCTGGTAGGCGACCGAGATCAGCATGGCACTCTCCTATGAGCGGGGGACTCGGAGCGCGGCGGGCACCGGCTTCCCGGTGCCCCTGCCCCTCCATCATACTCACAGCCCGGCGGCTACTTCACCGTGCCCGCGTAGATGTCCATCACCGTCCGGAGGAAGCGGAGGGCGTCGGGCCGCTTCCGCTGGAACGAGTTCCGGCCGATGATGGAGCCGAACCCCCCGCCGTCGCGGATCCCGCGGACCTCTTCGTAGACCGTTTCGTCTTGCTCCTGGGCGGGGCCGCCCGAGAAGATCACGATCCGCCGTCCGTTGAAGCAGCTCTGGACGACGTGCCGGACCCGCTCGGCCAGGGTGCCGGTGGGGATGCCCTGAGCCTCGTACACCTTCTTGGCGGGCGCCTGCTCGAGGTGGGCGGCCGGGAGCTTCACCTTGATGAGGTGAGCGCCGAGCTGGGCGGCGATGTGGGCGGCGTAGGCGGTGACGTCGATGGCGGTCTCGCCGGCCTTGGTG
Coding sequences within it:
- a CDS encoding response regulator — its product is MGPGATVLVVDDDADIRHALRLLLEDAGARVISAANGLEALALLAIESPDVILCDLRMPVLDGFGFVRRLRQNPRRAHTPVIAISAISSFGQERAHAAGFDGYLAKPFNVAHLVGILAGARARRAA
- a CDS encoding DUF3096 domain-containing protein; amino-acid sequence: MLISVAYQPLVALIAGILILIMPRLLNYIVAIYLIVIGLLGLVHR